The following coding sequences lie in one Rissa tridactyla isolate bRisTri1 chromosome Z, bRisTri1.patW.cur.20221130, whole genome shotgun sequence genomic window:
- the S100Z gene encoding protein S100-Z: MHFERKVTITFCDLSIFLHTPQLACEAALPLADMSTPLEDAMDTLIRIFHHYSGKEGHRYKLSKGELKELLTSELTDFLSGQKDPFLIDKIMKDLDSNKDNEVDFNEFVILVAALTVACNDYFEEQLKKEGF, from the exons ATGCATTTTGAAAGGAAGGTGACCATCACCTTCTGTGATCTGAGTATTTTCTTGCATACACCTCAGCTAGCCTGTGAAGCAG CTCTCCCGCTCGCTGATATGTCCACACCGCTGGAGGATGCGATGGACACCTTGATCAGGATTTTCCATCACTACTCGGGCAAAGAGGGACACAGATACAAGCTCAGTAAAGGAGAACTCAAGGAGCTCCTCACCAGTGAGCTCACTGACTTCCTTTCA ggCCAAAAGGACCCCTTTCTGATTGATAAGATTATGAAAGATCTGGACTCCAATAAAGACAATGAAGTGGATTTTAATGAATTTGTCATTCTGGTTGCTGCTTTGACTGTAGCATGTAATGATTACTTCGAAGAACAGCTAAAgaaagaaggattttaa